One genomic region from Vitis riparia cultivar Riparia Gloire de Montpellier isolate 1030 chromosome 17, EGFV_Vit.rip_1.0, whole genome shotgun sequence encodes:
- the LOC117934469 gene encoding uncharacterized protein LOC117934469 isoform X2 — MESDSARSSGLSWILSPLMMRSTAPRRRRLSVLGLLLCCTILTFYTLLLLSLTAVVPSPELSFPGTLLETSLPVASPEIPTEDVQSANSTSPTKGSAEIQRRKMQKELPCATVEEMGEAFGHVSWKESLKVRRLIRDHFALHGASRVRELPPEQFCKQGFVIGKASQAGFGNEMYKILTSAALSIMLNRSLIIGQTRGKYPFQNYISYTDLSFTMNEVKHLWRRNDCVGKYGRHLVMRTDDFEKPTETNVLCSNWRKWKQPIIWFKGTTDAVAAQFFLKNIHPQMRKAASTLFGKPGYLQSRPNTFGELMRAIISPSENVQEAVNWTLRGGPDPHITLHMRMLMNKSPRAVNSALSCIQKTLFSNHLKVPRPRVVLVSDTPSLIKDITPKLKEFSEVVHFDYNLFSGKISRGKVNDLHQSEFRVKDWGSAPRRPKACWNYLCAANCSTGSSSPT, encoded by the exons ATGGAATCTGATTCTGCTCGGAGCTCAGGTCTTTCTTGGATTCTCAGTCCTCTGATGATGAGATCCACCGCCCCTCGAAGGCGTCGTCTCTCCGTACTGGGACTCCTCCTCTGCTGTACGATTCTCACCTTCTACACTCTCTTACTCCTCAGCCTTACTGCCGTTGTGCCTTCGCCGGAGCTCAGTTTTCCAGGAACTTTGCTGGAGACCAGCCTTCCGGTGGCGTCTCCGGAGATTCCGACTGAAGATGTCCAGAGTGCGAACTCAACTTCTCCGACCAAAGGCTCGGCGGAAATTCAGCGCCGCAAAATGCAGAAGGAGCTTCCGTGCGCGACAGTGGAAGAAATGGGGGAGGCGTTTGGGCACGTGTCTTGGAAGGAAAGCCTCAAAGTTAGGCGGTTGATTCGAGATCATTTCGCTTTGCACG GAGCTTCTAGAGTCCGAGAGCTCCCACCTGAGCAGTTTTGCAAACAAGGTTTTGTGATTGGTAAAGCATCACAGGCAGGTTTTGGGAATGAAATGTACAAGATCTTAACCTCTGCGGCATTGAGTATTATGTTAAACCGTTCACTCATCATCGGGCAAACCAG GGGCaaatatccatttcaaaactaCATTTCATACACAGACCTTTCCTTTACTATGAATGAAGTGAAGCATCTCTGGAGACGAAATGACTGTGTTGGTAAGTATGGAAGGCATCTGGTTATGAGGACAGATGATTTTGAGAAGCCTACAGAAACAAATGTCCTTTGCAGTAATTGGAGAAAATGGAAACAGCCGATCATATG GTTCAAAGGTACAACTGATGCTGTGGCAGCTCAGTTTTTCTTGAAGAACATACATCCTCAGATGAGGAAGGCTGCTTCTACATTATTTGGGAAACCAGGGTATCTTCAATCTAGGCCTAATACATTTGGAGAGCTGATGAGAGCTATCATATCTCCTTCAGAAAATGTCCAAGAAGCTGTGAATTGGACCCTTAGGGGAGGTCCGGATCCTCATATTACATTACACATGCGCATGCTGATGAACAA GTCTCCAAGAGCAGTAAATTCAGCATTAAGTTGCATTCAGAAGACCCTGTTCAGTAATCACCTAAAAGTGCCAAGGCCTCGTGTGGTTTTGGTCTCAGATACACCTTCTCTTATTAAAGACATTACACCAAAACTGAAGGAATTTTCTGAG GTTGTTCATTTTGACTACAATCTTTTCAGTGGAAAAATTTCAAGGGGAAAAGTAAATGATCTGCACCAGTCAGAGTTTAGGGTGAAAGATTGGGGATCAGCACCTAG GCGCCCAAAGGCGTGTTGGAACTACCTATGCGCAGCTAATTGCAGCACTGGCAGCAGCTCACCAACTTG A
- the LOC117934469 gene encoding uncharacterized protein LOC117934469 isoform X1 has translation MESDSARSSGLSWILSPLMMRSTAPRRRRLSVLGLLLCCTILTFYTLLLLSLTAVVPSPELSFPGTLLETSLPVASPEIPTEDVQSANSTSPTKGSAEIQRRKMQKELPCATVEEMGEAFGHVSWKESLKVRRLIRDHFALHGASRVRELPPEQFCKQGFVIGKASQAGFGNEMYKILTSAALSIMLNRSLIIGQTRGKYPFQNYISYTDLSFTMNEVKHLWRRNDCVGKYGRHLVMRTDDFEKPTETNVLCSNWRKWKQPIIWFKGTTDAVAAQFFLKNIHPQMRKAASTLFGKPGYLQSRPNTFGELMRAIISPSENVQEAVNWTLRGGPDPHITLHMRMLMNKSPRAVNSALSCIQKTLFSNHLKVPRPRVVLVSDTPSLIKDITPKLKEFSEVVHFDYNLFSGKISRGKVNDLHQSEFRVKDWGSAPRWVAFVDFFLASLAKHAVVSGAQRRVGTTYAQLIAALAAAHQLEENDATASKFSFFSSFQSNLLREGLHHQVGWGHVWNRFAGPLSCPSQPKQCALTPLLAPAWWDGNLQSPIPRDIRRLEQYGVKLSSFGIVDEKRLHSFCKSRKTIVKTIQVTQQ, from the exons ATGGAATCTGATTCTGCTCGGAGCTCAGGTCTTTCTTGGATTCTCAGTCCTCTGATGATGAGATCCACCGCCCCTCGAAGGCGTCGTCTCTCCGTACTGGGACTCCTCCTCTGCTGTACGATTCTCACCTTCTACACTCTCTTACTCCTCAGCCTTACTGCCGTTGTGCCTTCGCCGGAGCTCAGTTTTCCAGGAACTTTGCTGGAGACCAGCCTTCCGGTGGCGTCTCCGGAGATTCCGACTGAAGATGTCCAGAGTGCGAACTCAACTTCTCCGACCAAAGGCTCGGCGGAAATTCAGCGCCGCAAAATGCAGAAGGAGCTTCCGTGCGCGACAGTGGAAGAAATGGGGGAGGCGTTTGGGCACGTGTCTTGGAAGGAAAGCCTCAAAGTTAGGCGGTTGATTCGAGATCATTTCGCTTTGCACG GAGCTTCTAGAGTCCGAGAGCTCCCACCTGAGCAGTTTTGCAAACAAGGTTTTGTGATTGGTAAAGCATCACAGGCAGGTTTTGGGAATGAAATGTACAAGATCTTAACCTCTGCGGCATTGAGTATTATGTTAAACCGTTCACTCATCATCGGGCAAACCAG GGGCaaatatccatttcaaaactaCATTTCATACACAGACCTTTCCTTTACTATGAATGAAGTGAAGCATCTCTGGAGACGAAATGACTGTGTTGGTAAGTATGGAAGGCATCTGGTTATGAGGACAGATGATTTTGAGAAGCCTACAGAAACAAATGTCCTTTGCAGTAATTGGAGAAAATGGAAACAGCCGATCATATG GTTCAAAGGTACAACTGATGCTGTGGCAGCTCAGTTTTTCTTGAAGAACATACATCCTCAGATGAGGAAGGCTGCTTCTACATTATTTGGGAAACCAGGGTATCTTCAATCTAGGCCTAATACATTTGGAGAGCTGATGAGAGCTATCATATCTCCTTCAGAAAATGTCCAAGAAGCTGTGAATTGGACCCTTAGGGGAGGTCCGGATCCTCATATTACATTACACATGCGCATGCTGATGAACAA GTCTCCAAGAGCAGTAAATTCAGCATTAAGTTGCATTCAGAAGACCCTGTTCAGTAATCACCTAAAAGTGCCAAGGCCTCGTGTGGTTTTGGTCTCAGATACACCTTCTCTTATTAAAGACATTACACCAAAACTGAAGGAATTTTCTGAG GTTGTTCATTTTGACTACAATCTTTTCAGTGGAAAAATTTCAAGGGGAAAAGTAAATGATCTGCACCAGTCAGAGTTTAGGGTGAAAGATTGGGGATCAGCACCTAGGTGGGTTGCATTTGTGGACTTCTTTCTTGCTTCACTGGCTAAACATGCTGTTGTTTCAGGCGCCCAAAGGCGTGTTGGAACTACCTATGCGCAGCTAATTGCAGCACTGGCAGCAGCTCACCAACTTG AAGAGAACGATGCAACTGCTTCAAAATTTTCGTTCTTCAGCAGTTTTCAAAGTAACTTGTTGAGGGAAGGCTTGCACCATCAAGTTGGTTGGGGACATGTATGGAACAGATTTGCAGGCCCCTTGAGTTGCCCCAGCCAACCCAAACAATGTGCTCTGACACCACTTCTAGCTCCTGCTTGGTGGGATGGGAATTTGCAATCGCCTATTCCACGAGACATCCGCAGATTGGAGCAGTACGGGGTCAAACTTTCCAGTTTTGGCATAGTGGATGAAAAGCGTCTCCATTCTTTCTGCAAGTCTCGGAAGACTATCGTTAAAACCATTCAAGTTACTCAGCAATGA
- the LOC117904882 gene encoding bidirectional sugar transporter SWEET14-like has product MALFPIHHPLVFIFGILGNLISFMVYLAPLPTFYQIYKRKSTEGFQSVPYVVALFSSMLWIYYAFLDTDASLLITINSVGCVIETSYIVMFLVYAPKKARITTVKLVFLMNICGFGSILLLTLLLAKGANRVRIVGWVCLVFSLSVFLAPLCIMRQVIRTKSVEYMPFLLSFFLTLSAVMWFFYGLMLKDFYIAGPNILGFFFGIVQMVLYLIYRNGKKVLENEKLPELSEQIIDVVKLSTMVCAEVNLTNQQHSNEGHGTTEKQGLEVIVAL; this is encoded by the exons ATGGCCTTGTTTCCCATTCACCATCCTTTGGTTTTTATCTTTGGCATCCTAG GTAACCTCATCTCATTCATGGTGTACCTTGCTCCACT GCCGACTTTCTACCAAATTTACAAAAGGAAATCCACTGAAGGGTTTCAGTCTGTTCCCTACGTGGTTGCATTATTCAGTTCTATGCTTTGGATATACTATGCCTTCCTTGACACTGATGCTAGCCTTCTCATCACCATCAACTCCGTTGGCTGCGTCATTGAGACCAGCTACATTGTTATGTTCCTTGTGTATGCACCGAAGAAGGCTAGG ATCACGACTGTGAAACTCGTTTTTCTAATGAATATCTGCGGATTCGGTTCCATCCTGCTCCTAACCCTCCTCCTAGCTAAAGGCGCTAACCGTGTCCGTATTGTTGGATGGGTTTGTCTCGTGTTCTCGCTTAGCGTTTTCCTTGCACCCCTTTGCATCATG AGACAAGTTATCCGAACCAAGAGCGTTGAGTACATGCCATTTCTTCTATCTTTTTTCCTCACATTGAGTGCTGTAATGTGGTTCTTTTATGGTCTGATGCTCAAAGACTTTTACATTGCT GGTCCAAACATCCTGGGCTTCTTCTTCGGGATTGTTCAGATGGTCCTCTACTTAATCTACAGAAACGGGAAGAAAGTTCTGGAAAACGAGAAATTGCCCGAACTATCCGAACAAATCATTGACGTTGTGAAGCTTAGCACAATGGTGTGCGCAGAAGTGAACCTAACTAACCAGCAGCACAGCAATGAAGGACATGGCACCACAGAGAAACAAGGCCTTGAAGTCATAGTTGCTCTGTAA
- the LOC117905020 gene encoding bidirectional sugar transporter SWEET12-like produces MAMFTVGHHPWVFAAGILGNLMSFLVYLAPIPTFTRVIKKRSTEGFQSVPYVIALFSAMLWMYYGLVNTNASFLLSVNGFGCFIEIVYISIYLIFAPRRARIVTLRLLLLINLGGFCLILIVTNFMVKRPHRVKAVGWVCLVFAVSVFAAPLSIMRLVIRTKSVEFMPLPLSICLTLSAVGWFFYGILQMDIYIAMPNTLGFVFGLIQMILYAMYRSSTPVTKEQKLPEQVIDIVKLNTNSTPEVHPVSTLQPNCDENEGGNGQNARKETEHAEESMEGSNRV; encoded by the exons ATGGCCATGTTCACAGTTGGTCACCATCCATGGGTGTTTGCCGCTGGGATTCTAG GTAACCTCATGTCATTCTTGGTGTATCTTGCTCCTAT ACCGACATTTACTAGGGTTATTAAGAAGAGATCCACAGAAGGGTTTCAATCGGTTCCTTATGTTATTGCGCTGTTCAGCGCAATGCTTTGGATGTACTACGGATTGGTTAATACGAACGCATCCTTTCTCCTCTCCGTCAACGGGTTTGGTTGTTTTATAGAGATTGTTTACATCAGCATCTACCTCATTTTTGCACCAAGGCGAGCTAGG ATCGTAACTCTAAGGCTACTTCTTCTAATAAACCTTGGAGGATTTTGCTTGATTCTTATTGTTACCAACTTCATGGTAAAACGCCCACACCGTGTGAAAGCTGTTGGATGGGTGTGTCTCGTATTCGCTGTGAGCGTATTCGCAGCGCCTTTGAGCATTATG AGATTGGTGATTCGAACCAAGAGCGTGGAGTTTATGCCGTTGCCTTTATCGATTTGCCTCACTCTGAGTGCAGTCGGGTGGTTCTTCTATGGCATCCTACAGATGGACATATACATTGCG ATGCCGAACACACTGGGTTTCGTCTTTGGGTTGATTCAGATGATACTCTACGCCATGTACAGGAGCAGCACCCCCGTTACCAAAGAACAGAAGCTGCCCGAACAAGTTATCGATATTGTGAAGCTAAACACTAACTCTACTCCTGAGGTACACCCGGTGTCCACCCTGCAGCCCAATTGTGATGAAAATGAAGGCGGAAATGGTCAAAATGCGCGTAAGGAAACCGAGCATGCTGAGGAAAGCATGGAAGGATCGAACCGGGTTTGA
- the LOC117905067 gene encoding FRIGIDA-like protein 2, which produces MVSVENSSTDPNLFLTNRLGDIRAYSSSLASFTLQWRDLEELFESIQLSVDDCFNDIQLRQKQITEALSSSVPSQPRPELKYLCLNMDGKGLRSFLIEKTKARPPFSIGDEVSAALLSAPDPAMLVLDAVDDFYPRKSKSKGKDKRSELVDIRRTCVLLLEQLMKISPRIGPAVTAKAKKLAIEWKAKINGENDNSSRVLGLLLLLAAYELGCVFQLNVLFDLFEMVALHHQASELYRRLGLMDRVSDFIQNLITKRKQIEAIKFIYEFGLVDKFPPFPLLRAHLQDAKRAHKKATKEADSRRSKDEAIDKEIAAVKAVISCVKDHKIECKYTSKNLGKRINQLKALKRNREKEIEGGKDCTRTAPQAQQQHHNKKKRLRAEPAANSNPK; this is translated from the exons ATGGTTTCAGTGGAGAATTCTTCTACCGATCCAAATCTTTTCCTCACGAATAGGCTTGGAGATATTCGAGCATATTCATCTTCTTTAGCGTCATTCACTCTCCAATGGAGGGACCTGGAGGAGTTGTTCGAGTCAATTCAGTTGTCCGTCGACGACTGCTTCAACGATATCCAACTGAGACAGAAGCAAATCACCGAAGCATTATCTTCATCAGTCCCATCTCAGCCTCGGCCGGAGTTGAAGTATCTCTGCCTTAACATGGACGGTAAGGGCTTGAGATCGTTCCtgattgagaaaacaaaggcgcGTCCACCGTTCTCGATCGGAGACGAAGTCTCGGCCGCCCTTTTATCTGCTCCCGATCCGGCAATGCTTGTGCTGGATGCAGTGGATGACTTTTACCCGCGAAAATCTAAATCTAAGGGAAAGGATAAGCGCAGCGAATTGGTTGATATCAGAAGGACCTGTGTTCTTCTGTTGGAGCAGTTGATGAAAATCTCCCCACGAATTGGTCCTGCTGTGACTGCGAAAGCCAAGAAATTGGCAATTGAATGGAAAGCGAAAATTAATGGGGAAAACGATAATTCATCGAGGGTGTTAGGCCTTTTGCTGCTCTTAGCTGCGTATGAATTGGGCTGTGTATTTCAATTGAATGTGTTGTTTGATCTTTTCGAGATGGTTGCTCTGCACCACCAGGCTTCCGAGTTGTATCGGAGGCTTGGGCTCATGGATAGGGTTTCTG ATTtcattcaaaatcttattacAAAGAGGAAGCAAATAGAAGCTATTAAGTTTATATATGAATTTGGGTTGGTTGACAAGTTCCCACCATTCCCCTTGTTAAGAGCCCACTTGCAGGATGCCAAGAGGGCTCACAAAAAGGCTACAAAGGAAGCCGACTCACGTCGATCAAAG GATGAGGCCATTGACAAAGAAATAGCTGCAGTTAAAGCTGTGATCAGTTGCGTCAAGGATCATAAGATCGAGTGCAAGTACACGAGCAAAAATCTGGGAAAACGAATAAATCAGTTAAAAGCCCTgaagagaaacagagaaaaagagATTGAAGGAGGTAAGGACTGTACCAGGACAGCACCTCAGGCTCAACAACAGCATCACAATAAAAAGAAGAGACTCCGGGCAGAACCAGCTGCAAACAGCAATCCCAAATAG